The DNA region TTACTAATTCATTTTCCTCCCCCTCACACTTCCTAATTCCCCGTGAATCTAATTAAATACTAATATACGCATGTAGGGGAAATGGGACGGCTACCGAGTATCCAAGTTACTAATTCATTTTCCTCCCCCTCACACTTCCTAATTCCCCGTGAATCTAATTAAATACTAATATATACTGTTAGCGTACAAAATTTTTACATTACCGAATCATCTTTACCTATATATTATAGTAGGTACATTCTTAGTTTCAAGATTCCAAATTGTATATTTTAAAGAGGCTTACTTGTAGATATCATTGAATGATTTGATAGTGtggaaaaaaattatttgcaCTAACATGTATAAAACTAAAACTCATTTCCCTCTATGGTGATTTACTCAGTTCAACTGaactagttttttttttacataaaatTTAATGTTATATACAATTAATTTTCATAATTTTAAAAGTAGAATAAATTTAATTGTAACTTTAACAATTGAAACTCATAAAATTTAATATTGAATTGACCCATGTCCTCACCCCATCAGAGAGTCATGGTGTTCTGTCTGTAAGAAAATTataccaaaaaaaattaaaaaaaataaaaaaattgaacgAACCTTGAGGCGTGTCAAAATTACTATCGTAAGAATATTCCACGCACACAAGAAAGTAACTAATTAGACGTATCTCCCAGAATCCTACAAGCTTTTTCAGTTATAAATTTGAAGTTCTTCGCAATGCATGAGGAACATTCCCTTGTGAGATACTCATTTACTTTTTCCAACACTTCCATTGTGGTTTTCTTCCATTCAAAGTCTCATATTCTCTCTGTCCCATTTAATGTACCCTCAAAACTTCCCTATATAAGCAACTACTCCCATTTCCACTTCTCAACATCATCTCCATTCCTGTCTTCTTTTAATTATATAACATTTTTTGTTAACTTAGGAAATTAACAATGTTGGACTGGGGTCCTGTGTTGGTGTCAGTGATACTGTTTGTCCTCTTGTCACCAGGACTGTTATTTCAACTGCCAGGGCATAAGCATTGTGTGGAATTTGGAAACTTTCATACGAGTGGAGCTGCCATTATGATTCATgctttgctctattttgctcttGTTTGTGTCTTCTTTCTCGCCGTTAAAGTTCATCTCTACCTTGGTTagaatttaataatttttttcttctcttggcatttgaatgtattttattttgtttggatggttgtacCTATTGTATTTTATGGTATTGTTACTATAAGTACAATGGTTGTTTTGAGTGTTATCTATATtgtattatatttttatattcgTTGTTATGTAACAATGGGAAATGTCATTTTATGTAATGACCGATTTGGTGGGTATGGCGTAGttaccttccccccccccccccccatcttgCACTAACTTTTTTTTAATAATCATATTTTACATTTTACCTTATTGTTTTTTATAATGACTCTACCCCGTATactatattttctttttagtatTGTAAGTTGTCCTTCAGACTGCTGGTACGTAGTATTATAAAACGATGGAAAACAATTCAATCTATCCAAATATTGTATTTTTCAAAACAATAAATACAATACAATGCGATATATTAAACGATAAATAAAAATTATCCAAACAAATTCTCGGCGATTTGTATTGTATCTCGGGTACTACGTGATAAATTACTTGTATTTTCACATAACACCACTCCTTCCTGTGTTTCATTTGTATTTATCGGAGGACAAGAATAGTGTGGCtacaagatttcaaatatgaggatTACAATAATAATAATCTAATGAAATCGGGACTACACAAAAAAGATTATATAACATGATCATTACCAAGAGTGAGCTTTTGTAATCTGGTCCAAACTTTAAAGCACCTTGTATGAAATAGCAAACTTATTTCATTTAATAATGAATCTCAAAGAACTATGCAACCCAAGTTCAACTCTCTAAGAAGCCTGATGTATCTAAGGTGAGAGATGT from Lycium barbarum isolate Lr01 chromosome 10, ASM1917538v2, whole genome shotgun sequence includes:
- the LOC132615674 gene encoding uncharacterized protein LOC132615674; the encoded protein is MLDWGPVLVSVILFVLLSPGLLFQLPGHKHCVEFGNFHTSGAAIMIHALLYFALVCVFFLAVKVHLYLG